A window of the Hypomesus transpacificus isolate Combined female chromosome 22, fHypTra1, whole genome shotgun sequence genome harbors these coding sequences:
- the scpp1 gene encoding secretory calcium-binding phosphoprotein 1 isoform X2, protein MKITTVILCLMGAVSANPILHRVDMEPCVSESNATQCLSGSQSSDQSDTSELQSSEENTSEDTSENQTSESESESESLESNSDDESSEKSQSQSLQDTNTSREMGVTSDNSLGSEENIRKSWIRMFANVIQVLSPKVNGSVKVKGQPDHQNVEEGEQLQTSIHTTTAMTVNQKGTTVPSNGDIFLVESISQPLDGQIATIPREDHDDREGCDTSNVPEANTDSSESSDTSEASDSSDTSESTESETSDSADTQQMETRDCRVGVDSTACDSDEYVFQDIGDDAHYPVEHLMMPEEVHELHLRR, encoded by the exons ATGAAGATTACCACAGTAATACTCTGTCTGATGGGAGCCGTTTCTGCAAACCCA ATTTTGCACCGAGTAGACATGGAGCCATGTGTGTCTGAATCAAATGCA aCTCAATGTTTGTCTGGCTCACAATCGTCAGATCAAAGTGACACTTCAGAACTTCAG AGCTCTGAGGAAAACACATCAGAAGATACATCTGAGAACCAG ACTTCAGAATCCGAGTCAGAGTCAGAATCATTGGAATCCAATTCTGATGATGAG AGTTCTGAAAAGAGTCAGAGCCAATCACTACAAGACACA AACACGTCACGCGAGATGGGTGTCACCAGTGACAACAGCCTGGGCAGTGAGGAGAACATTCGCAAG AGTTGGATCCGGATGTTTGCAAATGTCATCCAAGTCCTGAGCCCCAAGGTCAACGGCAGTgtcaaggtcaaaggtcaaccagATCATCAGAATGTTGAGGAGGGAGAACAGCTGCAAACCTCCATTCACACAACCACTGCCATGACAGTCAACCAGAAGGGCACCACAGTACCAAGCAATGGAGACATCTTTTTGGTGGAAAGTATTTCCCAACCGTTAGATGGTCAAATTGCGACCATTCCCAGAGAGGACCATGATGACAGAGAAGGTTGTGATACCAGCAATGTGCCAGAGGCTAACACTGACTCCAGTGAGAGTAGTGACACCTCTGAGGCCAGTGACAGCAGTGACACCAGCGAGAGCACAGAAAGTGAGACCAGCGACAGCGCAGACACACAACAGATGGAAACCAGGGACTGCCGGGTAGGTGTCGATAGCACTGCCTGCGACAGTGACGAGTATGTCTTCCAGGACATAGGTGATGACGCTCATTACCCAGTGGAACACCTAATGATGCCAGAAGAGGTGCATGAGTTGCATCTACGGAGATAA
- the scpp1 gene encoding secretory calcium-binding phosphoprotein 1 isoform X1 → MRMKITTVILCLMGAVSANPILHRVDMEPCVSESNATQCLSGSQSSDQSDTSELQSSEENTSEDTSENQTSESESESESLESNSDDESSEKSQSQSLQDTNTSREMGVTSDNSLGSEENIRKSWIRMFANVIQVLSPKVNGSVKVKGQPDHQNVEEGEQLQTSIHTTTAMTVNQKGTTVPSNGDIFLVESISQPLDGQIATIPREDHDDREGCDTSNVPEANTDSSESSDTSEASDSSDTSESTESETSDSADTQQMETRDCRVGVDSTACDSDEYVFQDIGDDAHYPVEHLMMPEEVHELHLRR, encoded by the exons ATGAG AATGAAGATTACCACAGTAATACTCTGTCTGATGGGAGCCGTTTCTGCAAACCCA ATTTTGCACCGAGTAGACATGGAGCCATGTGTGTCTGAATCAAATGCA aCTCAATGTTTGTCTGGCTCACAATCGTCAGATCAAAGTGACACTTCAGAACTTCAG AGCTCTGAGGAAAACACATCAGAAGATACATCTGAGAACCAG ACTTCAGAATCCGAGTCAGAGTCAGAATCATTGGAATCCAATTCTGATGATGAG AGTTCTGAAAAGAGTCAGAGCCAATCACTACAAGACACA AACACGTCACGCGAGATGGGTGTCACCAGTGACAACAGCCTGGGCAGTGAGGAGAACATTCGCAAG AGTTGGATCCGGATGTTTGCAAATGTCATCCAAGTCCTGAGCCCCAAGGTCAACGGCAGTgtcaaggtcaaaggtcaaccagATCATCAGAATGTTGAGGAGGGAGAACAGCTGCAAACCTCCATTCACACAACCACTGCCATGACAGTCAACCAGAAGGGCACCACAGTACCAAGCAATGGAGACATCTTTTTGGTGGAAAGTATTTCCCAACCGTTAGATGGTCAAATTGCGACCATTCCCAGAGAGGACCATGATGACAGAGAAGGTTGTGATACCAGCAATGTGCCAGAGGCTAACACTGACTCCAGTGAGAGTAGTGACACCTCTGAGGCCAGTGACAGCAGTGACACCAGCGAGAGCACAGAAAGTGAGACCAGCGACAGCGCAGACACACAACAGATGGAAACCAGGGACTGCCGGGTAGGTGTCGATAGCACTGCCTGCGACAGTGACGAGTATGTCTTCCAGGACATAGGTGATGACGCTCATTACCCAGTGGAACACCTAATGATGCCAGAAGAGGTGCATGAGTTGCATCTACGGAGATAA